One stretch of Meleagris gallopavo isolate NT-WF06-2002-E0010 breed Aviagen turkey brand Nicholas breeding stock chromosome 14, Turkey_5.1, whole genome shotgun sequence DNA includes these proteins:
- the HMCES gene encoding abasic site processing protein HMCES codes for MDMRWGLVPSWFKEDDPSKMQFKTSNCRSDTMLSKSSYKGPLLKGKRCVVLADGFYEWQQCSGGKQPYFIYFPQSKKHPAEEEEDSDEEWRGWRLLTMAGIFDCWEPPAGGEPLYTYTIITVDASKDVSFIHHRMPAILDGDEAIEKWLDFAEVPTQEAMKLIRPAENIAFHPVSTFVNSIRNDTPECLVPIELGVPKEVKATASSKAMLGWLKSSQEGSPQKKEDALPRWKSQFIHSPSPKKSSAGILRQWLGQEGGPAAKKHKA; via the exons ATGGACATGCGTTGGGGCCTGGTGCCCTCCTGGTTCAAAGAGGACGACCCCTCCAAAATGCAGTTTAAGACCTCCAACTGCCGCAGTGATACCATGCTGAGCAAGTCCTCCTACAAG GGCCCTCTCCTCAAGGGCAAGCGCTGCGTGGTGCTGGCAGATGGCTTCTACGAGTGGCAGCAGTGCAGCGGGGGCAAGCAGCCCTACTTCATCTACTTCCCCCAGAGCAAGAAACACCCG gctgaggaggaggaggacagcgATGAGGAGTGGCGGGGCTGGCGCCTGCTCACCATGGCCGGGATTTTCGACTGCTGGGAGCCACCAGCAGGAGGAGAGCCACTGTACACCTACACCATCATCACCGTGGATGCCTCCAAGGACGTGAGCTTCATCCACCACAG GATGCCGGCCATCCTGGATGGGGATGAGGCCATCGAGAAGTGGTTGGATTTTGCTGAGGTGCCCACCCAGGAGGCAATGAAGCTCATCCGGCCCGCAGAGAACATTGCGTTCCACCCCGTGTCCACCTTTGTCAATAGCATCCGCAATGACACACCTGAGTGCCTGGTGCCCATCGAGCTGGGAGTCCCCAAG GAGGTCAAAGCTACTGCAAGCAGCAAGGCGATGCTGGGTTGGCTGAAGAGCTCCCAGGAGGGCTCTCcccagaagaaagaagatgctTTGCCCAGGTGGAAGAGCCAGTTCATCCACAGCCCTTCGCCCAAGAAGAGCAGTGCAGGCATCCTGCGGCAGTggctggggcaggaggggggGCCAGCTGCCAAGAAGCACAAGGCATAG
- the LOC100542665 gene encoding histone H2A type 2-B isoform X2, translated as MSGRGKQGGKARAKAKSRSSRAGLQFPVGRVHRLLRKGNYAERVGAGAPVYLAAVLEYLTAEILELAGNAARDNKKTRIIPRHLQLAIRNDEELNKLLGGVTIAQGGVLPNIQAVLLPKKTQSSKK; from the exons ATGTCGGGCCGCGGGAAGCAGGGCGGGAAGGCGCGCGCCAAGGCCAAGTCGCGCTCGTCGCGGGCCGGGCTGCAG TTCCCCGTGGGCCGCGTGCACCGGCTGCTGCGCAAGGGCAACTACGCGGAGCGGGTGGGCGCCGGCGCCCCGGTGTACCTGGCGGCCGTGCTGGAGTACCTGACGGCCGAGATCCTGGAGCTGGCGGGCAACGCGGCCCGCGACAACAAGAAGACGCGCATCATCCCGCGGCACCTGCAGCTCGCCATCCGTAACGACGAGGAGCTCAACAAGCTGCTGGGCGGCGTGACTATCGCCCAGGGCGGCGTCCTGCCCAACATCCAGGCCGTGCTGCTGCCCAAGAAGACGCAGAGCTCCAAGAAGTGA
- the LOC100542665 gene encoding histone H2A type 2-B isoform X1 produces the protein MSGRGKQGGKARAKAKSRSSRAGLQFPVGRVHRLLRKGNYAERVGAGAPVYLAAVLEYLTAEILELAGNAARDNKKTRIIPRHLQLAIRNDEELNKLLGGVTIAQGGVLPNIQAVLLPKKTQSSKK, from the coding sequence ATGTCGGGCCGCGGGAAGCAGGGCGGGAAGGCGCGCGCCAAGGCCAAGTCGCGCTCGTCGCGGGCCGGGCTGCAGTTCCCCGTGGGCCGCGTGCACCGGCTGCTGCGCAAGGGCAACTACGCGGAGCGGGTGGGCGCCGGCGCCCCGGTGTACCTGGCGGCCGTGCTGGAGTACCTGACGGCCGAGATCCTGGAGCTGGCGGGCAACGCGGCCCGCGACAACAAGAAGACGCGCATCATCCCGCGGCACCTGCAGCTCGCCATCCGTAACGACGAGGAGCTCAACAAGCTGCTGGGCGGCGTGACTATCGCCCAGGGCGGCGTCCTGCCCAACATCCAGGCCGTGCTGCTGCCCAAGAAGACGCAGAGCTCCAAGAAGTGA